A stretch of DNA from Takifugu flavidus isolate HTHZ2018 chromosome 13, ASM371156v2, whole genome shotgun sequence:
CTTGTTTAAGGGTGCCGCCAAGTCTCTGTTATTTCCATGGAGgtaattttctccttttttgttcAACATCTAAATGTAGCCTTTGATTTTAGAGCATTGACGTCCAACAGGAGAAAccagaaacacatgaaaatTCATTAGCTTACGCAGGGAGACGGATCAAAATGAGGCTCAGAGGTCTTAACGACTGGTCCAACATCTGAACATGGTCCTGATGAGATGATGGTGGGATGTCCTcccagagctggaagagagaacAATAGGTGGGGCAGTCTGTCACAGAAATGTGTTCTTCATCCAGCAACTGTAGATACTCAAACTGAACCCTCACTGGCTCCCTCATGGACAGTTTGGACAGAATCATTACATGTGACCTGCTGGAGGATGTCTGTAGTGGACTTGTCCATCTTCTGGTGGACTGGCCCATCTCCTGGTGGACTGACCTATCTCCTGGTAGACTGGTCCGTCTCCTAGTGGATTGGTCTGTCTCCTAGTGTACTGGTTTGTCTCCTGGTATACTGGTCCATCTCCTGGTGTACTGGTCTATCTCCACATTGTTGTGTGGGCTGCAGAAACCTCATGCTGCCCCTGGTGTTGAGGGCGAAATGGCCTGTGTCCACCACCTTCAGATCCACGTGGTTGATCTAGGTTGTCTTGATAGTTGCCTttctttcagctgctgcctggctcaTTTGTACATCAGCAGGTGAAGCTGTTGTCTGGAAATGGACATTTTCAGATCCTGGAcatttgtttgatgtgtttatAAAAAGTAAACGAGTGTCACATTTCTTTTGTAGTTTAATTTTGGGTCAAATCTGTGTCTGACGTGTCTCTGAGGTTTTTCTCTCTCTAGTTTATGTTTGTTGTCACTGGTCCGCGTCTGTGGTTATACTGGTCACACCTGGCTGGCGTTGGTTTCCATCGTGGCTCTTTGTCCTGGTCCCCATttgatgttctttttttcaGAAAGCATGCCTTCTGCTCATCTCTGTCCTTCCCTCTCCTACCTATCACTGATCATGGATCTGCTCCCGCTGCAGGTGAGCCATACAGGAATGccctcattcatttacaagcaGAGCACTGTGGTTGGCTCACAGGCGGAGCACTCTGGGATGAGGACCTATTACTTCAGCGCCGATACCCAGGAGGACATGAACACATGGCTTAAGGCCATGAACGAAGCAGCGAAGATGCAGAACCGCAATGAGGCGACAATCAAGTGAGGACACACACTCTACCAGGGTAGAACTTTGGTCAGATTTTGATTTTGGATGTTCTTTTTCCAGCAGATCGTCGAACACCTTTGGCAGGCCCAACATGCTATCGCAGCACGCTGTCCCGCAGACCAACCATGTCAGCGCCAACACCATCAACACCCCACACTTGGAAAACACCAGACCCATCCATGAGGTTCTACTGGAGCCCATACAGCACGACAAAGTGGACTGCTGTAGCCTCCGCAAAGACTCTCCTGTGGCTGACATGTTTGAACAGCCCAGTGTCACCCTGGAAATGGACACCCACCTGTCCCTACCTACCACCTCTACACAGTCAGCCTTCCAACAGACCGACAGTTTATCCGTCTCGGCGCCTGTGTCGAGGATCCCGTCTCGGGCACCTTCTCGTGGTGCCTCTACACTGCCCTCTGGTGTTTGCTTGAGGAACGGCTTGGTGTCTGCGCCCAGCCCCATCCTGGAGCCCAATGGCATCGCAGCAGGGACCTATCAGAGGGGTCCCAATCTGGCCCCTGCTGactgtcagcagcagctgaagaggagAAGCACCCTGGACCAGGTGGAGCAATGGATCCAGGTCCAGAAGGCTGACAGCAGAGGGTGGTGCTCCTTCtttcatttgacatttttcatAGTTTTGAACAGATTTACAGTTTTcacaataaatattttgtaGTTCAAGAAGAATATATGTTTAAACAGTCTCTGCCTCTTACCCCATCTAGTGACAACACCCTCCCTCGTCGTACGCCACCAACGCAGCACAAGTTCACCACTCTGGACACATACCAAACTCCTCCGAGAACCCCTCGGCAGAGCCCCCCTCCTGCTAGACTCGGTGAGTACAAGTACGCCCAGGACCGCCTCAGCCATTTCCGCCTCACACCTGAACAGGGCGCCAGCGGCTCTAACACCGTCCTGCAGCTGTATGAGTGGCAGCAGCGTCATCAGTTCCGTCACGGAAGCCCCACGGCACCGCTCTATACTCCGGCGCCAGAGTACCCATTTGGACCCCGTCCTCCCGCCACcgtgcccccctcctcctcagccccTCGAATTGAAGGACAACCGCGCTGTGTTTCGGTACCGCCTTCCTCTGCAGACCACCCCCCGCCGGGACCTCCACCTGGGACCAGAACGCTCTCGCCCACCCGCAGGCCACACACCCCTGCTGAACGGCTGACGGTTCGGCCGGTGGAGGAGCGGACGGTGGTGGACCTGCCTTTCACTGTCTCACCCCGCAGGAGCAAATCTCAGCTGCTGAAGGTAAAATATGGATGACGGATTATTAAAGATTACTAAAGAATGGACAACTTTCTTTTACAGGGAAGGACACATTCTCTTCATCCATCCTCCTGTCCTTCCAtccacctgtctctctgccCCCATCTCTCTGTCCACCAGTCTCTCTTTCCCCCCATATCTGTCCACCTATCTCTTTGTCCACCTATCTCTCTGCCCCCCATCTCTCATTccacccacctctctctctccccacccGCGTCTCTCCACCCGTCTCTCTctatctgcctgtctctctgtccacctgtcttTCTGTCCACCCATGTCTCTGtccacccgtctctctgtcctcgtgtctgtctgtccacccgTCTTTCTCTACCTGCCTCTCTGTCCATGCATCTCTCTATCTACCTGTCTTTCTCCACCCGTGTCTCTGTCCATTCCTCTCtccccacctgtgtctctgtccaccGGTctctctgtccacctgtctgtctgttcacCCATCTCTCTGTCTACCTGTCTCTTCAGGGTATCTTTTCTCAGAGTCTCCGGGATGACTCATGTCTAGATCCCCACCCACTCTTCGTCCAACAGATGATAACTGTTTTTATCAAGGTTGTGTAAAAGCTTCTGTTGGTGAAAACAATTCTGGCCAATGGTGATGTGGACTCGCTGTGTGTTGAAGCTCCTCCCACTGAGACCTGTCTGTTTTCAGGCCACGACGCTTGAGAGACACTCGATGCCATCTGGTTACATCACACACACCGTCAGTGCTCCCAGCCTCCATGGTAAAACGGTACGTCAGCACTGAACCACCCGAAGGCTGAAATCTGCTTTGGGGCGTATGCGTAAACCTCTTCAGGCGTCAGTCGGAGCAGAGGCTTTTGTGTGAATGGACCCTTGCAGGACGTTTCCTGTGCTGCTTCACTCTCTCATCAGCTCGCTCTCATCCTCTTGAGTTGACTTGATCATCTTTGTATCTGCCTGGTTTTGATTCGCACCTTCTGGTGCCTCACAGCCGGAGGAGCTGACCCTGCTGCTCATTCAGTTGCGGCGCCATCGGGCCAAGATGGCCTCTGCACGGCAGGAAATGTTAGCCCAGCTGGGGAAGTTTGACCCCACCGAAGAACCTTACCACCATGTTCCCAGCGACACCACTGCTAGCAGCCCCTTCCTCTGCTCCGCCCCTTCTTCTGTGTCCCATCTCAGCCGGCTGGGCCCATCTTCTCCCCTTCGATCTTTTAACACCAAGGTGGGGGCCTGCCTCTCCGCCCACTGCTCATTTTATCATTGGTTGATTGAGGTTGCCACTCAGTTTTAAACATGTATTCCAGTAAGATGGTTAAATTAGATGACTTTTAAGACATTGTTCTTGGTTCTCTGAGAATAAACCCCACAATAATTCTGGTTctgtgtgacagcgcccccttcaggagcactttaaacatttctgAACTCTGAGGTCATCATCCAGCATCTCTGGGTGTTTACACTCACTGAATGTTTTCACTATGGGAGCCAatgaggttctctcaagctcgccacttcctgttgagccTTTACTCCGGTATGGAGTCAAACTTCTACCCAAAAGCATGGGTGAACCAGTGGCAACCTCCAGCCATCAGTCTCCGTCTTCCTGTGGTTTTGTCCGTCTGTGAGCCCGGCTGCCAACATAGAACCACCAGCCTTTCTTCatgtgctgttgttgctgttccGTTTCCCTCTCGTGCTAAACGCCATCTGCAGGAATGAGGCGCACGGCCACCTGTGGGTGTGTTGCTCGATTTAGTCTTCTGATTGGTGAATCTGAGTCTGCTTTCTGTCATGTGAGCTGAATTACGGCTCTAAGAAGATGATGGACTGTCACTGTTTCTATGCGACTGCTGGTTCTGATGCATGTTGGCGTTAAGCTTGAGGATGTTTCTGTCCTCTTGCAGGCTGATGACACCTACATGCAGCTGAAGAAGGACTTGGAGTATCTCGACCTGAAGGTGAGACTTCAGTTTGTCTTGCCGGTGTCTCACCATTGTCTCACTGCTGCTGGACTGTAGAATTAACAGAGATGTTCTCACACACTAAAAACCAAACAACCGCTGATTTCTAACTGCggctctcttcttctgttgaCTCTGACTCTTAGATCAGAGCTCTAGAGCCCCTGATCGTGGTGGTTCACAGTTTGCTACTGCACTGCACTGCTGGGCCTCTCAGGCCTGTCATGAATGTAAGCCGCatgtgtgcgtacgtgcgtgtcCCCTGAATGTTACAGATAACGTGTAGCACATCTGTGGTCATGCACGTGGCTCAGACTGCATGTGTGTTGTCTGTATGAGTTCTGGAAAATCATCCCATTTCTTCCAGCACGGCAGTAAAGACAGTCTTATCTCCATGGCAATGCTGATGTTCATGGGGGGCTCGGCAGTGCATGTGTAGTGGCTGTAGTCAGGTGGTTGAAAAGCCAGCAGCTTCTACCATTGTCTCTGAAACGCTGCACCAAGAACATGACATCACCTTTAAAAGTTCAAGCCGCTGAAATCTGAATTTGTCACTGTGACTCTGGCCTTTGACTTGCCCTCAGACCTGACCTTTGCCTTGTCTTCAGACCTCTGACCTAACCTTTGACTTGacctctgctgcaccaggaagagaaaacagtTGTGTTCAGAGGAGACGTCAGACCAGAACTCTGAAGTCCATTTGTCCTCGTGTCCATTACCATTTCATTCTTTATGGCACTGGCTGAGTTTCTGTGCCAAAGCTGCTTGTGTTGTCACCTTGACCAACGACTACACAGGCCATCACACTTGCAGCCTCAGCTCTTGGATTGTGCACGAAAAAAATTGAAAGTGGTGtatttctgtctgcaggtagCAGGAACTCAGGTTCTGAAGGAGGCGGGGAAACCTGTAAGAGTTGCAGAAAGTGATGTGGACGTGAGTCCTTCAATGTCTTTCACATGTCCTTCACATGTTGACCTCAATATGATGCTCATGGCCTTTCAAATCCCACCAAAACTCAAAttacctttattttcattttgtgaaCTGTTGCTGGAGATGTTCTTGACATGTTTCCAAATgtttggtcacatgacaaacTGCTGATCCTGCTGTCACATCTGAGCTTCAGCATGATAAATTAGCACAGATTAATTAGGAGAGATTACAGATGGTAATTAACCTTTTAGGTTGGGTCTCACCCCCGTAATGAACTCAGTCACAGCAGTAAATGGGGGGCTGTGACACTTCAAATTAGGGTCAGACATCTTCAAACAGACACGCTCAGGTGCAAACACACTTGTGGCGCAACAAACGCGATCAGATCTGAACCTCTGTGTCCCCCTACAGGTCAAGTTGAGCCGCTTGTGTGAGCAGGACAAGATCCTGAAGGACCTGGAGCTCAAGATCAGCTCCCTGAAGGAGGACAAGGTAAGTTTTTGAATTGATGCGATTCAAGTATGAGGGACAGCTTAGGTGGACTAACTGCTGGTCCTTTTGTCTCCTGGGTGACTCCACCCCTTTAGGACAAGCTGGAGCGTGTGCTGGATTTATCCCGCCAGCAGATGGAGCAATACAGAGAGCAGCTGGGCCACAGCCAGAAGATAGCCTaccagcagaggctgctgcaggaagatcTCGTAGCCATCAGGGCCCAAATATCACGTGTATCCACGGTATGAACACTAATTAACTTGATTGATAATCGGCATCTGTTCTGGAAGTAAGTACAGCAGCATTGTGTTCTTGTGCTCTTGTAAACCTCACACAGGAGATGACGCTGGCCTGGAACGAGTACAGCAGACTGGAGAGAtctgtggagcagctgagagcagctctgcagaccCAGTTGAACCACAGCGCCGCCCTTCAGGTGAGATCTGGTACTGCAGTCGTGAAACGCTGCGGCTGCTGATTTCAGGCATTCTGAGTGAACACATGAGTCACGTTGTCATCTGCAGAAGAGCGAGCTGAAGCGTGAGCTGTGGCGGATCGAGGACGTGTTGGCCGGACTGAGCGCCAGCAAAGCCAACTACAGGATCACCATTGACTCTGTTCAGAACCCAGGTTGGTTTCTCCGGTACGCAATGCTCAGTCATCAGGTCAACATGTTTTTAGAAGTTGGAGGTCATCATCGTGAATGTAGGGGTCTCTGGGTTTGGTGCATTAACCCTGTTAACCACAGTCTTGTCCAGAAGTGATCTAGAGGCGGGGCCACAGCAATAAGACCCGGCCAACACATCAGTGATCACACGTCTGTTGTAGCTCGATGACGTCTCGCATGGCTTTGTCCAACAGAGAGGAAATTTGTGCCTTCGATGTCTGACCTGACCGTGCCTTCTCAGAGCGTGGAGGTCCAACCTCCACTTTGCACCTCCGACTTTCTGTCCACTCACCACAGCAGTGCTGTGATGACAGTGGTGAGTTTCTTTACTCTCTTGAAGGACAGTTCTTGTTTCTATTAACAGACGGTTTCTTTCCAAACACTCCTCAGTCCGAGGATATAGCCCCGCCCAGGCCACCACTGCCTCGTTTCTATGACTACGGTGATATGCCCCCTGCAGTCCCACCCCTCCCCAAAGAGGCCTCAGTCATTCGTCACACGTCGGTGCGAGGGCTGAAACGCCAgtcagatgagaggaggagggaccGGGAGAGCGGGCAGTACGTTGCTAATGGAGACGCTAAGGTTTGATGGTCTTCAGTCGAACGTTGAGACGTTTTATCAAATAGAATCTGAACCTGTTTGTGGTTTTAGTCGGAGCTGCGATCTTACCTTAGTGAACCCGAGCTGCCAGGAAAGATCCACCACAACACCGACACGGAGTACCAGCATTTACAGAGCAAAGGTCAGAAGAGAACAGGAAGTATAACCAACACGGATGTTTTTATATGTCAGTGTGTTCAATaggattttattgttgacataTAAGGATATTATTCTGATACAAAATGTGTTGCTGATTCTTTTTTCAATTCAGCTTCGTTTTCTGAGGAGCGTCAgtccacctctgtctcctcttaCGTCACACTGAGGAGAGGTCCAGGAAACTCTGCCTCCAGGGTAtgtccaaacaggaagtcagctcTGGATTTGCTGCAGAATTTTGAATTTTGTTTATTGTTGGTCTTGCTAAGGACAAAACatcctgttttgtttctttgttttctcctgtcCTCATACAGGAACGACCTCACAGTGCTTTAGATCTTCAGCTTTCCTCAAGTGAAGGTCTGCAGCCTCGAGGCCGCATGAcggcagaggagcagctggagcggATGAAgcgccaccagagggcgcttgTTCGCGAGCGTAAGAGGAACTTGAGCCAGGGTGACCACTCCTGCCtgtccacctccaccagccggcgctcctcctcttcctccagactgCCCTCGAGCACTTCTGACCCTCCGGTGGCTGTACGttaccccacccccccacgtaGCAGCAGTCATCACAGGGAGCAACACCTACACCGCCACTGCTGCTACGCAACAATCCAGCCCCCAGATACATAATCAGCTAGCAgggatgctaacatgctaactgtAATTCTGTCTTATGTGTGTATTGAATGGTTGTTAATGTTAGCACTAACAAACTAAAGACTGTGGCAGGTCGGCTAGCTGGTAACGCTTTTGTAATATTGCCAGATACAAACGAGCACAGACGAATGCTGGGAATTCTTGGATGGTTTGGACTTGGTCTTGTCTCTTAAAGGGCAAGGACACACCAACCCCGTTTGAGCCAAATTACGTTAAACACAGGTGTATTTATACCTCTTGGAAAGACCACAGCTGACCTAATCTGCACCCACTCCGCAGGAGTAGGTGGGGCTAACCTGGGTTCATACTCCAGAAAAGGGAATTGCTAATCAAAAGCAGGAATTAGATAAGATTCCAGAAATATGAGGTGCTATCAGTGACTGTTTTGTCCTCTTGATGTCACTGTTTACCTGATTTTATTGCTCCTAAAGAGGCTAATTGCTAACGCCAATGAACCAGGCTCCGCCTGATTGGGTGGGCGTGTCCCTGCCCTGAATGTCTGTGGGTGTCTGTGACAACACCGCCCTCTGGGGGGCCCTCACTGACACAATTCTGAATGTAAACCAAAACGGAAGGGCCCACAGATGTACATCTGGTGTAAGTgtacaattttatttatttactgaggGATATTTTCAGTACACAATTGTACAGATATATTTTGTAGAGTTTCTGtattcagaggaaaaaggaacaTTCAGGttgatgaaatgaaagaagCTGAAAATCATGatcatttctcattttcttctcatttcatGTACTCATTCGTTTACAAATGAGAAGTGCCTTGGTTTATGATTAATTTATTCTTTGTTCCAAGCTGACATTAATCACTTCCACAGTGAAAGCTGTTCTTTAACAGCAGATCTCATTTTTAACTGAATTCTTTGACATTTGTTGCCGAATGAGAAAGGCTTCCTgttctcttttgtgttttcaggacagactgctaatgatgctaaccTGCACAGCTAAAAGAGTAATGGTTTGAAATGTCAGTCTTCCAAGAAGACAAACTCATGACTGCTGTGATTAGACTACACTTCCCAGAATTCCCTGAGTTGCTTTTGCCAcatgtaaatgtagttttcacCAGCATATAGATGCGTTTACATGGTTTTAAATGTGAGCTTTGGCCTTCCACCGAGTATGATTGTGGATTTTTAAGGCAGAAAATCAGATGTGAAGTTTGAAGAAAGTGTAGATTTGAAGTCTTTACTGTTCCTCTGGTTCTCTTGATTTCTGCATTGCAAATAATCAAGACAGATACAGGAGATGCAATAAAGAGCAGTGGATGACTTCATCACGGGCTTTATTTTAGAAGGAGCTCTAGATTTCGAGAAAACAGATTAAGGCTAATCTGAGATTTGAGACATTTGTGGAAGGTTGAGACCTTCCACAACTGGTAGAAACAGAAGGTTGAtttagtttttcatttttcctggAGCAAAAGTCACTTTTGAAGATTTGTGGTTGTAGAACTGGTTCTCGTGATGCCCCCATATTTCTTCAGAACTAAGATAACAAAATAGTtttggagagaaaaagaagTAAAGTAGAAAAAATGATTACCTAAATCAATGAGATGATTTGCACATGTAGATAATTTAATCTGGACAATAAAGACTTTCTGTTTGTGAAagcttctctctgctcttttctaacctgggtggatggatgttgggtagatggatggatgacgggtGTTTCTCTGATTCACATCAAGGCCGCTATCCTCCaatcagctcctgctgctggatttaCAGGATGCCTGCATGGCTTTGGTGAATGATTACTCACAAGTAACaagcacactcacacatgcaagcACAACTTTATCTAAAGTGAACAGTTTAGTGTTTGTCTTCCTCGAGCTGCagcacactgagctgcaggtgcatcatttcagtttttaaatgttatttttatattCTGATTTTGATCGTTTTAACATCAGGACATGGAGTCAACACAAGCTCTGCAAACTGTTATGAAAAGTCAGTCTTCTGAAATTATGTCATTGATCTAAAGATTCCTGGGAATATTATACTATATTACACTTCAACTGTGTAAAATTGTGCAGGTGCTGTTTCTGTTATAAATGAAAAGTCGTTTTCAGGAAGAACCAATAAAATCACAGAATCATGGCATCTCTGCCCCTCTGCAGGTGTTTGATTTGCAGGAGCATTTCTGGGTGGATGGACACATTGAAGAAGGCTGGAATGTAGCAAGTGGGAGGGGCCAGCCAAAGGCCCCTCCCACTCATCTACGAGAGATGGACTTGGAGCCTGTGGACTATGACCTGGACATCAGCCGAGAGGTAGAACCTCAGTTAGAAGAAGAGTAGCTGCTGAGGAGGCTATTGTAACTGACTTGTGTTCCCCACGTGCAGCTTTCCAAACCACAGAAGGTTCCCATCCCAGAGCGTTACATCGAGTCCGACTCTGAGGAGCCCCCGAGTCCAGAGGAGTTGGAGAAACGCTGGCAACGCACTGAGCGCATCAAAAACCTCCTGGCCAGATCCAGGTAACAGGTTACTTTTACTGAGTTCTGCTGGGTTCTTCGACACTAACTGCGGTTCTGCCCACCCCACTTTCTTCATCAGTGTTCAGAACCTTCAACCTTGTGCAACGCTGGACTTCTCCGAGCTTTGTTTGGttcttcagcagcaggaaagGATCATGAACGTGTCTCAGGTTCTGGCTTCAGAGGCCTCACAGAAGAGCAAACTGGTGGCAGGTCGGTTCCACAATTCATCAATATGATCAAAATAATCAACGCAATTACACACGTTAACCCGACCGAGGACCCAGACCCGAGTCTCTTCCGGGTCACCTTCAACATATTTGAAGTACATGAAGGtaaaacttcctgttttggttGGAGTCAGTTAACGAAGCTCAGTTTGATCCCAGAGCTTTGATCTAGAGGTCGATAAATTATTTGTGAGTaaacccagcagggggcacctCGTGGCTCTGCTGGATGTGGTCTCAACTAACTGGATCTTCCAGGAATAAACAGCTCCTTTTTAATTTTCGAAGATCGACGTTCAAGTAGAGTATAAAAAGGAGGAATGAGCAATAGATCAGAtaaaaaatggtgttttctcGCCTTCAGCCAAAGCTACTGCGGAACACTGAGTCTCAGAACCACCGTGGAACCAGAGGCACCTCCTCATCCCCCAGCTTCTGCAGAACTTCaaatcttttaattttttggtAAATCATGAATAAAAAGTTCTGGTACTTGTCTGTTTTTGGAATGTTCATaaatcacaaaataaaaccTAATAAAGTccattatttcctttatttgagTGTAAATAATCCTAAATACTGATTTTAGACCTTGAACAGAAATGTGAAGATCCGAATTAGATCTGTTGATCAGACGGTTGAACATCAAACTACATGTGGAGGGAGCGTCTCCGTGGTAACATGGAGatttatgtttaaaaatgtcccAAAAGAAAGGCATCTGCATGCAGAGCAGAAAGCATGTGTAGGTACACTGATAGAATCACATTTGGTTCTGAGACCGATGATTGATTTAAAGTTCTGTACAGACAAATTAATAAATGTACAAATGTGGCATTTGTGAAAAAACTGCCTGCTTACAAACATCTATGTTGACTTGACAAAGGTCATTTTGTACGTGTGTTTATGGTTGTGGGTTCCTCTGTCGGCGCTGGCTTCACTCTGCTTTGAGCTTTGCTCTGAGCTCTTGTCctctgcttttgggtcctgctCGTTATCCTGAGGTTCTGTCGCAGACAGTTTGGGCTCGGCTGCTTCGGGCTGAGTGGTGGGTGGGTCTGGAACCGGTTCCGGCTGCAGAAAGATACAAACGCTTCACCATCACCATTTTAACgaaacaaaacagaagacagaggaaaATTTCAGTGTGTCGAGACATCCAGACAGACGGTTCCACACCTCCATCAGGGTTCAGCCCAGCAGCCATTACTGCTGGACCCAGTCTGATTCAGCTCTAGTCACAGAGATCTTCACTTTTGTACTTTACTTGTTGTAAAGTGGGGATGATCTCATTCCTGATGCCTCACCTCGCTGAAACCCAGTCCACAGTGTCTCCGGTTCCGGCCCGAGAGCTTTCCTTCCATGCCCTGCTGGTATTGCATCTCCAGCTCCTCGTTGATCTTCTCATCCTCCGTTCCTGAAGAATAAACAGCGTCACAGCGGGAACGCCAGCCGCCTCATTTCTGTCCTCACATGGACAGATCTGAGCGGCCGGCGTGGAGCAGAGAGGCTGTGTTAATCGCACTGGACATAACCGTTGTGGGTAACAGGCAAAAGAGCTGTAGCCTTAAAAAATCTCTGCTGGAGGCCTCACCACTGCGGACATGCGACGTTGACTTGTGGTCACCGATAACGAGGCGTCCTGTGTGTTCCTTCTGGAAGAAATGGAAACATGACAGTTGTTGGATTCTGGTTTCATGGACTTCACATTCAGACTGTCTTTTTCCAGACTCACCTTCCCTGCGCCCATCAGACGTAGAAACTTTTGCTTCCTTTCATCACTTCCTAGATCTGCCGATGACCAATTTGTAGATCCATCCTACAAAAAAATCGGTGGTCATGTCCAATTCATCAGAAACACCCTGTTCTGGACAATTAAAGGCTCTCGATCATTAACTTTCCAAGTTAATGGTTCCTATTtcaaatcaaagagaaaaatcgACCTCACAATGGTCTCATTTCAACCAGCTTCACGATGATAAATTGCCTTTAATTGTAACTTATATCATGCGTCAAAGGGCAAGGTCTGAAACCTGGTTTACGCAGGTTAACCGCGTTTCAAGCTGCAAACACTTGATGTTTATACCAAGACTCAAATGACAAACTGGTGAATAAATAGAGCGCATGACGTGGTTTACTTGATTCTATGTTTTCTTTCAGAGTTACTGCATGTTAGAAACGAGTAATCATGCTGAACCTGTTAGCCAGCGAGTTAATGGTAATGTAAATTCTCCTTAAATAAAGCAGTGCGTAGATCTTCTAGGTCGTCTTACGTCACTCGGAGATGCGGCTCTTTTAGTTCCGTGTTTGTTCTCCGAAGAACTCATTCTGGACCAAATATATTTCGTTAATTTTGCAAACCAAACAGAAGCTAATTGGTTTTGTCAACAAACGAACGACTCACTACTTCCGGTGTTTTCTTCGTTAGTTTTGGTAACTATTTGTTCTCTGTCGCCCCTGGCGGTTTGCCGTAACATGCCATCAATTTCTGCTAAGCGAACGTTGACACGTTCAGCTAAAACATCCAACGCaatttaaaaagctaaaataaagaaacatAATTTACCGGCATTTCGTGATTTGAAGCCTCCATCCCGATGAGTTTCAGGCGTTTTTTGGCATCTTTTTTATCTGGCGTTGACTTCTTACTGGTCAATTATCCATTGATCAATGAAtggtaacaacaacaacaataataaaagtaCAACCATCACTGGCTAAAATTACCATTTGAATATTTACTTTGCTGATTTCGTTAATCCAaattattattgtaattgttatta
This window harbors:
- the LOC130536246 gene encoding pleckstrin homology domain-containing family A member 7-like isoform X8 codes for the protein MWTQSGYCNHIPHAGYPFYHAPCSHNQRGSTFRHPLTGQMSAESSDFILQEQSQGGCMMSSTTVSEASTTVTSSTVDSTSKGSRSSSGKVHSFGKRHQSIRRNPNAPVVVRGWLYKQDSSGMRLWKRKWFVLADFCLFYYKDSREETVLGSIPLPSYVVSAVGADDHISRKFAFKVSHTGMPSFIYKQSTVVGSQAEHSGMRTYYFSADTQEDMNTWLKAMNEAAKMQNRNEATINRSSNTFGRPNMLSQHAVPQTNHVSANTINTPHLENTRPIHEVLLEPIQHDKVDCCSLRKDSPVADMFEQPSVTLEMDTHLSLPTTSTQSAFQQTDSLSVSAPVSRIPSRAPSRGASTLPSGVCLRNGLVSAPSPILEPNGIAAGTYQRGPNLAPADCQQQLKRRSTLDQVEQWIQVQKADSRGDNTLPRRTPPTQHKFTTLDTYQTPPRTPRQSPPPARLGEYKYAQDRLSHFRLTPEQGASGSNTVLQLYEWQQRHQFRHGSPTAPLYTPAPEYPFGPRPPATVPPSSSAPRIEGQPRCVSVPPSSADHPPPGPPPGTRTLSPTRRPHTPAERLTVRPVEERTVVDLPFTVSPRRSKSQLLKATTLERHSMPSGYITHTVSAPSLHGKTPEELTLLLIQLRRHRAKMASARQEMLAQLGKFDPTEEPYHHVPSDTTASSPFLCSAPSSVSHLSRLGPSSPLRSFNTKADDTYMQLKKDLEYLDLKIRALEPLIVVVHSLLLHCTAGPLRPVMNVAGTQVLKEAGKPVRVAESDVDVKLSRLCEQDKILKDLELKISSLKEDKDKLERVLDLSRQQMEQYREQLGHSQKIAYQQRLLQEDLVAIRAQISRVSTEMTLAWNEYSRLERSVEQLRAALQTQLNHSAALQKSELKRELWRIEDVLAGLSASKANYRITIDSVQNPERKFVPSMSDLTVPSQSVEVQPPLCTSDFLSTHHSSAVMTVSEDIAPPRPPLPRFYDYGDMPPAVPPLPKEASVIRHTSVRGLKRQSDERRRDRESGQYVANGDAKSELRSYLSEPELPGKIHHNTDTEYQHLQSKASFSEERQSTSVSSYVTLRRGPGNSASRERPHSALDLQLSSSEGLQPRGRMTAEEQLERMKRHQRALVRERKRNLSQGDHSCLSTSTSRRSSSSSRLPSSTSDPPVAVFDLQEHFWVDGHIEEGWNVASGRGQPKAPPTHLREMDLEPVDYDLDISRELSKPQKVPIPERYIESDSEEPPSPEELEKRWQRTERIKNLLARSSVQNLQPCATLDFSELCLVLQQQERIMNVSQVLASEASQKSKLVAGRFHNSSI